A window of the Chryseobacterium arthrosphaerae genome harbors these coding sequences:
- a CDS encoding ExbD/TolR family protein — MKIQRRNKANPEFSLAAMTDVILLMLIFFMITSSAANQSAIDVNLPKAGAVDDNIPNPLTVSIKPDGSFFVDDNPANKGELEQIIVDKLANQTNKSFTIRADENTLHKDVVFVMEIAEKHKFNIAIATVKDK, encoded by the coding sequence ATGAAAATTCAGAGAAGAAATAAAGCGAATCCGGAATTCAGTTTAGCAGCGATGACAGACGTTATCCTGTTGATGCTGATCTTCTTTATGATCACTTCTTCGGCGGCCAATCAGAGCGCCATTGATGTGAATCTGCCGAAAGCCGGAGCGGTTGACGACAATATACCCAATCCTTTGACAGTAAGTATCAAGCCGGATGGCTCATTCTTTGTAGATGATAATCCTGCCAATAAAGGAGAACTGGAACAGATCATTGTGGATAAATTAGCCAATCAGACCAATAAATCCTTCACAATCAGGGCCGACGAAAATACATTGCATAAAGATGTGGTTTTTGTCATGGAAATTGCTGAAAAACACAAGTTTAACATTGCCATTGCAACCGTTAAAGATAAATAA
- a CDS encoding ferric siderophore ABC transporter substrate-binding protein — protein sequence MRSYTANRNEENKDRIKSALLSILIWAAILLFVFLYKLKPELDKDPEVVTTMLVNFGDNRNGKGIEEPAEQPGSLAAATEEVTPEPAETPVPETKTVVKPEPAPEPKKTEVKEKVITGNNSKNTAAKKEESKKAEKKETTSTSASKNTKKSGAATANAKTGNGDGKGNAAIGNLIRGRGTKAGSQGTGEGIGNAGDPLGGDGNGDSKVGIDRKLVGYIPGTMGRGGAQPSHSCSASGSITIAYTVDKAGNVVSARRAGGISDPCVASTSVAWVKKYVKAEKASTSSTGTYKITF from the coding sequence ATGAGAAGCTATACAGCAAACAGAAACGAAGAAAATAAAGACAGGATAAAAAGTGCTCTGCTTTCTATTCTGATCTGGGCTGCCATTCTGCTTTTTGTTTTTTTATATAAATTAAAACCTGAACTGGATAAGGATCCTGAAGTTGTGACTACCATGCTTGTCAATTTCGGGGACAACAGAAACGGAAAGGGAATTGAAGAACCTGCAGAACAGCCGGGAAGTCTGGCCGCTGCTACAGAAGAAGTTACTCCTGAACCGGCTGAAACACCTGTACCGGAAACAAAAACCGTAGTAAAACCTGAGCCTGCACCGGAACCGAAGAAAACAGAAGTGAAGGAAAAGGTCATCACAGGCAATAATTCAAAAAATACGGCTGCTAAAAAAGAGGAATCTAAAAAAGCAGAGAAAAAAGAAACAACCAGTACGAGCGCCTCAAAAAATACTAAAAAATCAGGTGCCGCCACCGCCAATGCAAAAACCGGAAATGGCGACGGAAAAGGAAATGCAGCCATTGGAAACCTGATCAGAGGAAGAGGAACCAAGGCCGGAAGCCAGGGAACAGGTGAAGGTATCGGAAATGCAGGAGATCCTTTAGGAGGAGACGGAAACGGAGACAGCAAAGTAGGAATCGACAGAAAACTGGTGGGATACATCCCGGGGACTATGGGCAGAGGAGGAGCACAGCCTTCACACAGCTGCAGTGCCAGCGGATCTATTACCATTGCCTACACGGTAGATAAAGCAGGAAATGTGGTTTCTGCCAGAAGAGCAGGAGGTATTTCAGATCCTTGTGTAGCCTCTACATCCGTTGCATGGGTGAAAAAATATGTAAAGGCGGAAAAAGCCAGTACATCATCTACAGGAACTTATAAGATCACATTCTAA
- a CDS encoding four helix bundle protein gives MSYEKLDIYNIAFELFIETHKLSLQLPKYELYELGSQLRRSADSVVTNIAEGYGRNNYRGDFIRFLTYSQASCDETVCHLSKITRLYPELSSEFKEKSEEYKLLGGKINNFIKYVQLNWRT, from the coding sequence ATGAGCTACGAAAAACTTGATATTTATAATATTGCTTTTGAGCTGTTTATTGAAACCCATAAGTTATCGCTCCAACTGCCAAAGTATGAACTATATGAGTTAGGTAGCCAATTGAGACGATCTGCAGACTCTGTTGTCACAAATATTGCGGAAGGTTATGGAAGAAATAATTACAGAGGAGACTTTATCAGATTCCTGACGTATTCTCAGGCAAGTTGTGATGAAACCGTATGTCATCTATCAAAAATCACAAGACTTTATCCCGAATTAAGTTCAGAGTTTAAAGAGAAATCGGAAGAATATAAACTCTTAGGAGGAAAAATAAATAATTTTATAAAATACGTCCAGCTAAATTGGCGTACATAA
- a CDS encoding nucleoside recognition domain-containing protein — MVLSRIWSAFIIIAITIASIKYISSTHYKTIFNDMVVGKGGDTVKIVSHPMNTLSPVVKDSLMKNNDFAEGRIHYKTDSLKQNVQVYRVQEADGVIGTSETAVKICLGLIGIMTLFMGFMSIAEKAGGINLLSRFIQPFFSKLFPDIPKNHPAFGHMLMNFSANLLGLDNAATPFGLKAMESLQTLNPNKDTASNSQIMFLCLHAGGMTLIPVSIIAIRASMGSKTPTDIFLPCMIATFAATLAAMIIVSLYQKINLLRPVVIAYVGGISAIIALLVVYLVQLSKDELDDFSKVLSNGLILFIFLAIVLGAVYKKINVFDAFIEGAKEGFTTCVKIIPYLVGMLIAISLLRTSGVFDVIIDGMKWIANAASLDPRFVDGLPTALIKPLSGSGARGMMVDTMATFGADSFQGKLAAVLQGSSDTTFYVIAVYFGAVAVKNTRYTVIAMLLADLVGIITSIALAYLFFA; from the coding sequence ATGGTTCTCAGCAGAATTTGGTCGGCTTTCATTATCATTGCCATTACCATTGCCAGTATAAAATACATCTCATCAACCCACTACAAAACCATTTTCAATGATATGGTGGTAGGAAAAGGGGGTGATACAGTGAAGATTGTCTCTCATCCCATGAATACCCTGTCTCCCGTTGTAAAGGACAGCCTGATGAAAAACAATGATTTTGCCGAGGGCAGAATTCACTATAAAACAGATTCTTTAAAGCAGAATGTACAGGTTTACCGTGTTCAGGAGGCCGATGGAGTGATCGGAACCTCAGAAACAGCCGTAAAGATCTGTCTTGGACTTATCGGGATCATGACCCTGTTTATGGGATTCATGAGTATTGCAGAAAAAGCAGGTGGAATCAACCTTTTAAGCCGTTTTATACAGCCTTTTTTCTCAAAATTATTTCCTGATATTCCCAAAAACCATCCGGCATTCGGGCATATGCTGATGAATTTCAGTGCCAATCTCCTTGGTCTGGATAATGCAGCCACTCCCTTCGGTTTAAAAGCTATGGAAAGTTTACAGACCCTAAACCCCAATAAAGATACGGCCAGCAATTCGCAGATTATGTTTCTGTGTCTTCATGCAGGAGGAATGACTTTGATTCCCGTATCGATTATTGCGATCAGGGCTTCGATGGGTTCCAAAACACCTACCGATATCTTCCTGCCATGTATGATTGCTACTTTTGCAGCTACTCTGGCGGCAATGATTATTGTGTCTTTATACCAGAAGATCAACCTGCTTCGCCCCGTAGTGATTGCTTATGTGGGCGGAATTTCAGCTATTATAGCATTATTGGTAGTCTACCTGGTGCAATTGAGCAAAGATGAACTTGATGATTTCAGTAAGGTATTAAGTAACGGTCTTATTCTCTTTATTTTCCTCGCTATTGTACTTGGAGCCGTCTATAAAAAGATCAACGTTTTTGATGCCTTTATTGAAGGGGCAAAAGAAGGATTCACTACCTGTGTCAAGATTATTCCTTACCTGGTAGGAATGCTGATCGCTATTTCCCTGCTGAGAACTTCCGGGGTCTTTGACGTGATCATTGACGGCATGAAATGGATAGCCAATGCCGCAAGCCTTGATCCAAGATTCGTTGACGGACTTCCGACAGCACTGATCAAACCTTTATCAGGTTCCGGCGCCAGAGGAATGATGGTGGATACCATGGCAACCTTCGGGGCAGACAGCTTTCAGGGTAAACTGGCAGCCGTACTTCAGGGAAGCTCAGATACGACGTTTTATGTGATTGCGGTATACTTTGGTGCCGTAGCTGTAAAGAATACAAGATATACGGTAATTGCTATGCTTCTGGCCGATCTGGTGGGGATTATTACATCCATTGCTCTGGCATATTTATTTTTCGCATAA
- a CDS encoding DUF6973 domain-containing protein yields the protein MRTFKIFFDTIRSMSFKKIMRLLSLILPHPLFALLSFHATVKAFTIAQAKFPETASNNGIGNAFRHALWCCFIMMYCCKVSSPKKALDFCKRMTDMHEELFPNKPLETKMDLHNNQFGMDYFMELLPGIHRQFFEKSFFVDGLVKKMADAKVLKNLDDDFEGHLVYLEE from the coding sequence ATGAGGACTTTTAAGATATTTTTCGATACCATCCGGAGTATGAGTTTTAAAAAGATCATGCGTCTTTTATCATTGATCCTCCCCCATCCTCTTTTCGCATTATTGAGCTTTCACGCCACAGTAAAAGCTTTTACCATAGCACAGGCAAAATTTCCGGAAACCGCATCCAACAACGGTATAGGAAACGCTTTCAGACACGCTTTGTGGTGCTGCTTCATCATGATGTACTGCTGTAAAGTTTCTTCCCCTAAAAAAGCATTGGATTTCTGCAAAAGAATGACAGATATGCATGAAGAACTGTTTCCCAACAAACCTTTGGAGACCAAAATGGATCTTCACAACAATCAGTTCGGGATGGATTATTTTATGGAATTATTACCCGGAATTCACCGCCAGTTCTTCGAAAAAAGCTTTTTTGTAGACGGATTAGTCAAAAAAATGGCTGATGCTAAAGTTCTGAAAAATCTGGATGATGATTTTGAAGGGCATCTTGTTTACCTGGAAGAGTAA
- the accD gene encoding acetyl-CoA carboxylase, carboxyltransferase subunit beta, giving the protein MAFDWFKRKAKNITTSTDEKKDVPKGLWHQTPSGKVVEHDELKRNNYVSPEDGFHVRIGSAEFFDILFDGGKFTELDANVESIDILNFKDTKPYKDRLKEVKAKTKLTDSIRNAVGTVKGTEMVVSCMDFAFIGGSLGSVMGEKIRRAIDYCIAHKLPYMIICQSGGARMQEATYSLMQLAKVQAKLAQLSEAGLLYIAYLCDPTFGGITASFAMTADIIMAEPGALIGFAGPRVIRETIGRDLPEGFQTSEFLQEKGFVDFIVKRTEIQDTVAKTVNLLAVKA; this is encoded by the coding sequence ATGGCATTCGACTGGTTTAAAAGAAAAGCAAAAAACATTACCACCTCTACTGATGAAAAAAAGGACGTTCCCAAGGGCCTATGGCATCAGACTCCATCAGGAAAAGTTGTGGAACATGATGAACTAAAGAGAAATAATTATGTTTCTCCTGAAGACGGATTTCATGTAAGAATAGGAAGTGCGGAATTTTTTGACATCCTTTTTGACGGCGGTAAATTCACCGAACTGGATGCCAATGTAGAAAGTATTGATATCTTAAACTTTAAAGATACAAAGCCTTACAAAGACCGTCTGAAGGAAGTAAAAGCTAAAACCAAGCTTACGGATTCCATCAGAAATGCCGTAGGAACCGTAAAAGGAACCGAAATGGTAGTTTCCTGTATGGACTTTGCTTTCATCGGAGGATCTTTAGGTTCCGTAATGGGTGAAAAGATCAGAAGAGCAATAGATTACTGTATCGCACACAAGCTTCCGTATATGATCATCTGTCAGTCCGGAGGGGCAAGAATGCAGGAGGCTACTTATTCTTTGATGCAGCTGGCTAAGGTACAGGCGAAATTGGCTCAGCTTTCAGAAGCGGGTCTTTTATACATCGCTTACCTTTGTGACCCTACATTCGGTGGAATCACAGCTTCTTTTGCTATGACGGCTGATATCATCATGGCAGAACCGGGAGCTCTTATCGGGTTTGCAGGGCCAAGAGTAATCCGTGAGACCATCGGTAGAGATTTACCGGAAGGTTTCCAGACCTCAGAATTCTTACAGGAAAAAGGATTTGTAGATTTCATCGTAAAAAGAACAGAAATTCAGGATACTGTTGCCAAAACGGTTAATTTATTAGCGGTAAAAGCATAG
- the fbaA gene encoding class II fructose-bisphosphate aldolase, whose protein sequence is MSRIFPAGVATGQLVTDIFQYAKENKFALPAVNVIGSSNVNATMETAAKLNSPVIIQFSNGGAAFNAGKGLSNDGQKSAILGAIAGAKHIHTLAEAYGATVILHTDHCAKKLLPWIDGLMDANEEFFRQTGKSLYSSHMLDLSEEPLEENIEISAQYFERMAKLQMTLEVEIGVTGGEEDGVDNSDVDNSKLYTQPEDVAYTYEKLKAISDNFTIAAAFGNVHGVYKPGNVVLTPKILDNSQKYVQEKFGTAAKPVNFVFHGGSGSTLEEIREAIDYGVIKMNIDTDLQFAYTEGVRDYMVNNIDYLRAQIGNPEGEEKPNKKFYDPRVWVRKGEETFSARLVKAFEDLNNVNTLK, encoded by the coding sequence ATGAGCAGAATTTTTCCGGCAGGAGTTGCCACAGGCCAGTTAGTTACTGATATCTTTCAGTATGCTAAAGAAAATAAATTTGCACTACCTGCAGTAAACGTAATTGGATCAAGCAACGTAAACGCTACGATGGAAACTGCAGCGAAATTGAATTCTCCTGTAATTATTCAGTTTTCAAACGGTGGTGCTGCTTTCAATGCAGGAAAAGGATTAAGCAATGACGGACAAAAGTCTGCAATCTTAGGAGCTATCGCAGGTGCCAAACACATTCACACCCTTGCTGAAGCTTACGGAGCAACAGTAATTTTACACACAGACCACTGTGCTAAAAAATTACTTCCGTGGATCGACGGATTAATGGATGCTAACGAAGAATTCTTCAGACAGACAGGAAAATCTCTTTACTCTTCTCACATGTTGGACCTTTCTGAAGAGCCTTTGGAAGAAAACATCGAGATTTCAGCTCAATATTTCGAAAGAATGGCGAAACTTCAGATGACTCTTGAAGTGGAGATCGGGGTAACAGGTGGTGAAGAAGACGGTGTTGACAACTCAGACGTTGATAATTCCAAACTATATACTCAGCCTGAAGATGTAGCGTATACTTACGAAAAATTAAAGGCTATTTCTGATAACTTTACCATCGCTGCGGCATTCGGTAACGTACACGGAGTTTACAAACCTGGAAATGTGGTTCTTACCCCAAAAATCCTTGACAACTCTCAGAAATATGTTCAGGAGAAATTCGGAACTGCAGCTAAGCCTGTTAATTTCGTATTCCACGGTGGATCAGGATCTACTTTAGAAGAGATCAGAGAAGCTATTGACTACGGAGTGATCAAAATGAATATCGATACTGACCTTCAGTTTGCTTATACAGAAGGCGTTAGAGATTATATGGTAAACAATATTGATTATTTAAGAGCTCAAATCGGAAACCCTGAAGGAGAAGAAAAACCTAACAAGAAATTCTATGACCCGAGAGTTTGGGTAAGAAAAGGTGAGGAAACTTTCTCTGCAAGATTGGTAAAAGCATTTGAAGATTTAAATAACGTAAATACTTTAAAATAA
- a CDS encoding NAD kinase gives MKAAIYSQKKDLDTFLYLSKFISELETRGVKSVLYDEMAEALQFSKIFETFNCKQDLLDKEVDLFFTFGGDGTIVNSLTFIEDLEIPVVGVNTGRLGFLAFFTKEEAFKELDSILKGNVKTSRRSVIEVVSPELEGAFPYALNDVTVSRKETTSMITVDSYINDEFLNVFWGDGVIISTPTGSTAYSLSCGGPIISPNNENFVITPIAPHNLNVRPLVVNDKVEIKFRVESRVPQYSLSLDSRLIHIETDKEIIIRKASFQLLLVQPNSLSFYETIRQKLLWGRDKRN, from the coding sequence ATGAAGGCAGCCATATATTCACAGAAAAAGGATCTTGATACTTTTTTATATTTAAGCAAGTTTATCTCTGAACTTGAAACCAGAGGTGTAAAATCCGTCCTGTATGATGAAATGGCTGAAGCGCTTCAGTTTTCAAAGATCTTCGAAACCTTCAACTGCAAGCAGGACCTTCTGGATAAAGAAGTAGATCTGTTCTTCACCTTCGGTGGGGACGGAACCATTGTAAACTCTTTAACGTTCATTGAAGATCTTGAAATTCCGGTGGTGGGAGTGAATACAGGAAGGCTTGGATTTCTGGCATTCTTTACGAAGGAGGAAGCTTTCAAAGAGCTGGATTCCATCTTAAAAGGAAATGTAAAGACAAGCCGCCGTTCCGTCATAGAAGTCGTATCTCCGGAACTGGAAGGAGCTTTTCCTTACGCCCTGAACGACGTCACCGTTTCCAGGAAAGAAACCACTTCCATGATCACCGTAGATTCTTATATCAATGATGAATTTCTGAACGTATTCTGGGGAGATGGGGTTATCATTTCGACACCCACAGGATCTACCGCCTATTCTTTAAGCTGTGGCGGACCCATCATTTCTCCGAACAACGAAAATTTTGTCATCACACCTATTGCCCCTCACAACCTGAATGTGAGACCTTTAGTAGTGAATGATAAAGTGGAAATCAAATTCAGGGTGGAAAGCCGGGTACCACAATATTCCCTTTCCCTGGACTCCAGACTGATCCATATTGAAACGGATAAAGAAATCATTATCAGAAAGGCATCATTTCAGCTTCTTCTGGTTCAGCCCAACAGTTTGAGCTTTTACGAAACCATCCGTCAGAAGCTGCTTTGGGGACGGGACAAAAGAAATTAG
- a CDS encoding CBS domain-containing protein: protein MFIKDYISKDFPCFSLSDSIESARNMLEDFGYSHIFIKKSHHFYGALAKDFLYEEDGGTLKDLEHQIERFAILEDNNIMDSIRLFYTFSSNVIPVINKNEKYLGYITCEDIFQDLSRYPLFSESGAILTIETPARKYSMTEIANIIESNNSKFYGGFISFMSDEVIHITIKISNENLASIDSTFDRYDYRIVEKYYSDEKTDLFKDRFGFFQKFIEI, encoded by the coding sequence ATGTTTATCAAGGACTATATCTCAAAAGACTTCCCGTGTTTTAGCCTGTCTGATTCCATAGAATCGGCCAGAAATATGTTGGAGGACTTTGGATATTCCCATATTTTCATCAAAAAATCCCATCACTTCTATGGAGCGCTTGCCAAAGACTTTCTTTATGAAGAAGATGGCGGAACACTGAAGGACCTTGAGCATCAGATCGAACGTTTTGCGATTCTGGAAGACAACAATATTATGGACAGTATCCGTCTGTTTTATACGTTCAGTTCCAATGTGATCCCGGTAATCAACAAGAATGAAAAATATCTGGGGTATATTACCTGCGAAGATATTTTCCAGGACCTGTCCCGCTATCCTTTATTTTCAGAGTCAGGCGCTATCCTTACGATAGAAACACCGGCCAGAAAATACTCCATGACGGAGATTGCCAATATTATAGAGAGCAACAACTCAAAATTTTACGGAGGGTTCATAAGCTTTATGTCTGACGAGGTGATCCACATTACCATTAAGATCAGCAATGAAAATCTGGCCTCGATAGACTCTACTTTTGACCGGTACGATTACAGAATTGTAGAAAAATACTATTCTGATGAGAAAACCGATCTGTTTAAAGACCGATTTGGTTTTTTCCAAAAATTCATAGAAATATAA
- a CDS encoding RNA methyltransferase, with amino-acid sequence MVQKLKLEELNRIDVETFKKVEKIPLVIILDNIRSMHNVGAAFRTADAFLIEKIILCGITPQPPHREIHKAALGATESVDWSHEEETNNAIADLKSKGYEIIGIEQTTGSRLITDFTIDHSKKYALILGNEVEGISDEVLPNIDVFLEIPQLGTKHSLNVSVCAGIVMWEFAKALK; translated from the coding sequence TTGGTACAGAAACTAAAACTGGAAGAGCTCAACAGGATAGATGTAGAAACATTTAAGAAGGTTGAAAAAATTCCACTGGTCATCATTTTAGATAATATCAGAAGTATGCACAATGTGGGTGCAGCATTCAGAACGGCCGATGCTTTTCTGATTGAAAAAATAATCCTCTGCGGGATTACGCCACAGCCTCCTCACCGTGAAATACACAAAGCAGCACTGGGCGCTACGGAAAGTGTAGACTGGTCTCATGAAGAAGAAACCAACAATGCCATCGCAGATCTGAAAAGCAAAGGATACGAAATTATAGGTATTGAGCAGACTACCGGCAGCCGGCTGATTACTGATTTTACCATTGATCATTCGAAAAAATATGCGCTGATTTTGGGAAATGAGGTAGAAGGAATCAGTGATGAAGTTCTGCCGAATATTGATGTATTTCTGGAAATTCCACAGCTTGGAACCAAGCATTCTCTGAATGTAAGTGTATGTGCAGGAATTGTGATGTGGGAGTTTGCCAAAGCCCTAAAATAA
- a CDS encoding toxin-antitoxin system YwqK family antitoxin, with translation MKYILLLFISASALVWAQKPCGYKDGLQEGSCKEFFDNGQVKNIVEWKKGKRDGDAVFYHENGKLHAKGEYKKDFKVKEWNYYDKNGTMTGKEVYTNGEKNIYDNSFIGTFYSPSGKVEEISHYKFAKLHGETKLFHEDGKSVKQIGQYENGIATGKWKAFYPSGKVQRETEFVNDKWNGNRVHYREDGSIEKTEVYKDGKLISTK, from the coding sequence ATGAAATACATTCTTCTACTATTCATTTCAGCATCTGCCCTTGTATGGGCGCAGAAACCCTGCGGATATAAAGACGGACTGCAGGAAGGATCCTGTAAAGAATTCTTCGATAACGGACAGGTAAAAAATATTGTAGAATGGAAAAAAGGCAAACGGGACGGTGATGCGGTTTTCTATCATGAAAACGGAAAATTACACGCAAAGGGAGAATATAAAAAAGACTTCAAAGTAAAGGAATGGAACTACTATGATAAAAACGGAACCATGACCGGCAAGGAAGTATACACCAACGGTGAGAAGAATATTTATGACAACAGCTTTATCGGCACATTTTATTCCCCTTCCGGAAAAGTAGAAGAAATTTCTCATTATAAATTTGCCAAACTGCATGGTGAAACCAAACTATTTCATGAAGACGGAAAATCCGTAAAACAGATAGGACAGTATGAAAACGGAATTGCCACCGGAAAATGGAAAGCATTCTACCCGTCCGGAAAGGTACAACGTGAAACCGAATTCGTGAATGATAAATGGAACGGCAACAGAGTGCATTACCGTGAAGACGGAAGCATAGAAAAAACAGAGGTCTATAAAGACGGAAAATTAATCTCAACAAAATAA
- a CDS encoding bestrophin family protein has protein sequence MRVYNTKHFLKILFSLHKSDTLKILFPSMLLVGLYSWGIQYLEVEYLHLTSKSGISNVGMIHSLLGFVLSLLLVFRTNTAYDRWWEGRKLWGKLVNDTRNFAIKINTILGDNRQDAEQIARYLKFFPHFLAKHLSKESTRLALDEDYSEIEKSLKNHGPSEMIILLNHKLNMLKKEGKISEIEMLYLDTQLSGFLDVCGGCERIKNTPIPYSYSSFIKKFIILYVFALPIAYVITIGLFMIPLTVFVYYVLMSLELIAEEIEDPFNNDENDIPMETLAQNIEKNVHQIMIRK, from the coding sequence ATGCGAGTCTACAATACCAAACATTTTCTTAAAATCCTTTTCAGTTTACACAAAAGCGATACCCTGAAAATTCTTTTTCCGAGTATGCTTCTTGTAGGATTGTATTCTTGGGGAATTCAGTATCTGGAAGTAGAATACCTTCATCTTACTTCAAAATCAGGAATCAGCAATGTGGGAATGATTCACTCTCTGCTGGGCTTCGTACTTTCTCTTTTGCTGGTATTCAGAACAAATACGGCTTACGACAGATGGTGGGAAGGCAGAAAACTTTGGGGAAAGCTGGTGAATGATACTAGGAATTTTGCGATTAAAATCAATACCATTCTTGGTGATAACCGTCAGGATGCGGAACAGATCGCAAGATATCTGAAATTTTTCCCGCACTTTCTGGCCAAGCACCTGTCTAAAGAATCTACAAGACTGGCTCTGGATGAAGATTATTCCGAAATTGAAAAGTCGTTGAAAAACCACGGTCCCAGTGAAATGATCATTCTTTTGAACCATAAACTGAATATGCTGAAAAAAGAAGGAAAGATCTCAGAAATCGAAATGCTGTATTTAGACACCCAGCTTTCCGGATTTCTGGATGTATGCGGAGGCTGTGAAAGAATAAAAAACACCCCTATTCCTTATTCCTATTCATCGTTTATCAAGAAATTTATCATTCTCTACGTTTTTGCTTTGCCCATTGCCTATGTCATCACGATCGGCCTTTTTATGATTCCGCTTACGGTTTTCGTATATTATGTGCTGATGAGTCTGGAGCTTATTGCCGAAGAAATTGAAGATCCTTTCAACAATGATGAGAACGATATCCCCATGGAGACACTGGCTCAGAATATTGAGAAAAACGTACATCAGATTATGATCAGAAAATAA
- a CDS encoding cupin-like domain-containing protein, protein MILENVDVVNDISKEDFQKNYFKKQKPLLIRNFASRWDAFDKWNLAYIREKAGDQEVPLYDNKPADAAKSSDAPVTNMKMKEYIDTIKSKPSDLRIFFYIITDRLPELLKNFTYPDLGIKFFKRLPTLFFGGSEAHVLMHYDVDLGDFMHIHFEGKKRILLFDQEQSPFLYKVPLSVHTIYDVDYENPDYEKFPALKYAKGYEIFMEHGDALFIPGAFWHFNRYLEPGFSLSLRALPNKPNVFANMLYHVFIMRYTDKLMRKLFKARWVDYKQKWAYKKSSEALEKHLKTGK, encoded by the coding sequence ATGATCCTCGAAAACGTAGATGTTGTAAATGATATCAGTAAAGAAGATTTTCAGAAGAACTATTTCAAAAAGCAGAAACCTCTTTTGATCAGGAATTTTGCAAGTCGCTGGGATGCCTTCGATAAATGGAATCTGGCTTATATCCGTGAAAAAGCGGGCGATCAGGAAGTTCCGCTGTATGACAACAAACCTGCTGATGCGGCAAAAAGTTCTGATGCCCCGGTTACGAATATGAAGATGAAAGAGTATATAGATACCATAAAGTCTAAACCTTCAGACCTGCGTATCTTCTTCTATATCATTACAGACAGGCTTCCGGAACTATTGAAAAATTTTACTTACCCGGATCTGGGAATCAAGTTTTTTAAAAGGCTTCCGACTTTATTCTTCGGAGGAAGTGAAGCGCATGTACTGATGCATTATGATGTGGATCTTGGAGATTTTATGCATATCCACTTTGAAGGGAAGAAGAGAATTCTGTTGTTTGATCAGGAACAGTCACCTTTTTTATATAAAGTTCCGCTGTCCGTTCATACTATTTATGATGTAGACTATGAAAACCCGGATTACGAAAAGTTTCCGGCCCTGAAATATGCCAAAGGCTATGAAATTTTCATGGAGCATGGTGATGCCCTGTTTATTCCCGGAGCATTCTGGCATTTCAACAGATATCTGGAGCCGGGATTCTCACTCTCACTAAGGGCACTTCCCAATAAGCCGAATGTTTTTGCCAATATGCTGTATCATGTTTTCATTATGAGATATACAGACAAACTCATGCGTAAGCTTTTTAAAGCCAGGTGGGTAGATTACAAGCAGAAATGGGCCTACAAGAAAAGCTCCGAGGCACTGGAGAAACATCTGAAGACAGGAAAATAA
- a CDS encoding GNAT family N-acetyltransferase: MEFPVLETERLILRQLTPRDTEDLFEYFSLDEVMEYYDLAPFKTLDDSRQIIRHFNSEFEKGKGFRWALELKSERRVIGTCGYHNWYRDHFRAEIGYELNPKFWRQYYMKEAILPILTYGFETMRLHRIDAFIDPANISSEKLLTSLNFTREGTLKDYFFEKGKFVDATIFGLINK; this comes from the coding sequence ATGGAATTTCCTGTTTTAGAGACTGAAAGACTTATTTTACGACAACTTACTCCCCGCGATACTGAAGACCTTTTTGAATATTTTTCACTGGATGAAGTCATGGAATACTATGATCTGGCTCCCTTTAAAACACTGGACGATTCCCGGCAAATTATCCGGCACTTCAACAGTGAGTTTGAAAAAGGAAAAGGTTTCCGGTGGGCCCTGGAGCTTAAATCGGAACGAAGAGTAATCGGAACCTGCGGATATCACAACTGGTACCGGGACCATTTCAGGGCAGAAATCGGCTACGAACTCAACCCAAAATTCTGGAGGCAATATTATATGAAGGAAGCCATTCTTCCTATTCTTACATACGGTTTTGAAACCATGAGGCTACACCGGATAGATGCCTTCATTGATCCTGCCAATATTTCCTCTGAAAAGCTTTTAACTTCTTTAAACTTCACCCGGGAAGGTACCTTAAAAGACTATTTCTTTGAGAAAGGAAAATTTGTGGATGCAACAATCTTCGGATTGATTAATAAATAA